From one Silene latifolia isolate original U9 population unplaced genomic scaffold, ASM4854445v1 scaffold_70, whole genome shotgun sequence genomic stretch:
- the LOC141640019 gene encoding uncharacterized protein LOC141640019, whose product MVRQQVLNTCKCCTEAQKKILNKPVSNEEIKEAFFKLLIDKSPGPDGYTSGFFKDSRDIMGSDIFSENQGALIKGRSIIEIVLICQDIVKMYNRQAVSPRCLFKIDLQKAYDTFEWSFRKEVLRQGDPISPLMFALCMDYLTRMMQIATDRWPFQYHPLCKNLKLNHLIFADDLLMFCKGNVHSIMLMMRAFSSFSKAFGLSMNSSKSEVYYNGVAQAVKDDINIEAVCRNYLWDGSADYHRVPSVGWDEAHIKGRSWHDNQPPADVAWSWKNVCKVKDLIKDAYVEDQWAPDSNGFTIRRYYDCSS is encoded by the exons ATGGTAAGGCAGCAAGTGCTTAATACTTGTAAATGCTGCACTGAAGCTCAAAAGAAGATCCTGAATAAACCAGTCTCTAATGAGGAGATTAAAGAAGCTTTCTTTAAGCTGCTTATTGACAAATCACCTGGGCCTGATGGCTATACCAGTGGTTTTTTCAAGGATAGCAGGGATATTATGGGGAGTGACATTT TTAGTGAGAATCAAGGTGCTTTAATTAAAGGCAGGTCCATTATTGAGATTGTGCTAATCTGCCAAGATATAGTCAAGATGTATAATAGGCAAGCTGTCTCTCCAAGATGCCTATTTAAAATTGACTTGCAAAAAGCTTATGATACATTTGAGTGGAGTTTT AGGAAAGAGGTTCTTAGACAGGGTGATCCTATCTCACCTCTCATGTTTGCCTTGTGTATGGATTATTTAACCAGGATGATGCAAATTGCTACTGATAGATGGCCTTTCCAGTACCATCCTCTTTGCAAGAATCTCAAATTGAATCACTTAATCTTTGCTGATGATTTGTTGATGTTTTGTAAAGGTAATGTCCACTCCATAATGCTGATGATGAgagccttttcttctttttctaaaGCCTTTGGTCTATCCATGAATAGCTCCAAATCAGAGGTGTACTACAATGGAGTAGCTCAAGCTGTTAAAGATGACATTAA CATTGAGGCAGTTTGCAGGAACTACCTCTGGGATGGGTCAGCTGATTATCATAGAGTACCCTCTGTTGGCTGGGATGAA GCTCATATCAAGGGAAGGAGTTGGCATGACAACCAACCTCCTGCTGATGTAGCTTGGTCATGGAAAAATGTCTGTAAGGTTAAAGATCTGATTAAAGATGCTTATGTTGAGGATCAATGGGCTCCTGATAGTAATGGCTTCACTATCAGGCGCTACTATGATTGCTCCTCATAA